In Haematobia irritans isolate KBUSLIRL chromosome 1, ASM5000362v1, whole genome shotgun sequence, a genomic segment contains:
- the LOC142219458 gene encoding uncharacterized protein LOC142219458, which translates to MHPPLKRLECVLKKRHDGLNLMDIRGEFDRDLTSAIVNMYINYKLVKGKKGPSKFLDITLNFCDALLQLNTIPMVNVFVRELLKTSNLPYTCPLKGNILYNVTDYELTEAAFPVYTPAIHFNFSIDYYHNHKIFASSILQGSTYTKR; encoded by the exons ATGCATCCTCCTTTGAAAAGGCTTGAATGTGTTTTAAAGAAACGTCATGATGGCTTAAATTTGATGGATATACGTGGAGAATTTGATCGTGATTTGACGAGTGCTATAGTGAATATGTATATAAATTACAAACTAGTGAAGGGTaaaaagggaccctccaaatttCTGGACATAACTCTAAATTTTTGTGATGCATTGCTCCAATTGAATACTATACCTATGGTCAATGTGTTTGTCAgagaattattaaagacaagcaACCTTCCGTATACTTGTCCATTAAAAGGG AACATATTGTATAATGTCACTGATTATGAATTGACCGAAGCGGCATTTCCCGTATATACACCAGctatacattttaatttttcaatagactATTACCacaatcataaaatatttgctagCTCAATTTTGCAAGGATCCACTTATACGAAACGATAA